ATTGAAATGTTAAAACGAGGAATTGAACGTGGGTTTTGGCACGCTTGGGTTGTTGGAATTGGTGGAATGACTGCAGATGTTTTATTTATGCTTCTCATTTATTTCGGTTTATCTTCTGTGTTTATGTATACATATGTACAAGCCTTCATGTATTGCACGGGTTTTTTCTTGTTATTTTATTTAGGATTTCAAAGTGTAAAACAAGGAATTTTCGACTCGAATATGGAATATAAAAAAGAAGAGGTAGGTGGCCTTAAGCAATCGTTTATGGCAGGATTTTTAATTGCGATATCCAATCCATTAAATCTTGTTTTTTGGTTTGGTATATACGGAAGTACACTTAGCTCATTACTTACGAAGGTAACGAAACAAGAGGCTTTTTTGTACAGTCTTTGCATTATTGTTGGTATTATTTTATGGAATTTAAATATTGCTTTTTCTGTACATTTTGGAAGAACTTTATTAAAACCAAAAGCGCTTGGCTACATAACAGCCGGAGCAGGTATTATTTTAGTAGGTTACTCTATACATTTTGCATACAAAGCTTTACAGTTGTTCACATAAGATTGAAGGGGAGATTTTTATGTATCGAACCACTATTGACGGAAAAGAAATTATAATTACGTTAGCGCCAAAAATCCGAAAAGAAATTACTGATAGAAATCCACTATATGAAGCGGTATTTCATAATGCTGCAAGATTGTTACAAACAAAGCAACCGACGTTTGCAGTAAATCATGAAATATTTGGGCTCATTATTGGAGAAGTGCAAAGAGGAGAAGTAACAGTGTTTGCAGTGGAACATATTATTCCGAAGCAAAATATATTTGGACCAAACAATTTTTTCTCGACAATAGAACAGCAGGCAAATTTGTAAAGTGAATAGAATAAGAATAGAAAAGAAATAGTCGTAACGATATGTTGCGGCTGTTTTTTTGGAAAAGGGGGAAACAAGATGAAGAAAGTGGGGAAAGAGTTCTTTTTACAACATGATATCGTTATTATGTATAGCATTCTATTTGTTTTCATTATTATTTTAAAAATGCAATTTTTTACGTGGTTTGGCATGTTAGCATGTATGTTTGGGATTGTTTTCTATACACTTAATGAATATATGACACATCGTTTTTTATTCCATATAAAGCCACCTAAAAACACATTTCTATTAAAAATGTTAAGAAGATTGCATTATGATCACCACGTATATCCAGATGATTTAAAACTTTTGTTTTTACCTGTATGGTTTAGTATACCTAGTTTTACTATATATTTACTTATAGCATATGGTATTACAAAAAGTGTTACTATTACACTTTCATTTGGAATCGGAATGATTATTATGCTGCTCGTTTACGAATGGAAACATTATATTGCTCATAGACCGATTCGTCCCGTCACTAAGTTTGGAAGATGGCTAAAAAAACAACATATATTACACCATTATAAAAATGAAAAGTTTTGGTTTGGTGTTTCAAATCCAGTATTCGATTTTATATTTGGAACACTGAAAGACGGAAAAGATGTTGAGCTAAGCGAAACGGCTCGTAATTTAGAAAAGGAAAAAAAGACAAAAGTAGTGCGTTAAGCACTGCTTTTGTCTTAATGAGGATAAATAAGTAAAGTGTCACTTTATTTTGAAAAAGTATATTAAAAATTTAGGGGAAATTGCCGAAAAATGTCTATCAAAAAATCTTTGCATGAATGCATGGATTGTCTAAAATGAATATAAGTTTCTGAATATTTATAAAATTTAGTCTTTAGGTATGCAAGGGGGAAGTGTATTTCAAGTAAGAGAGGGGATCGGTTAATGAAACGAGACGATACGTCAGCACGTAAGTTGCAAAATGAGGTGAATTATACAGAGGTCGTTCAGTCGGAAGAATTTCAATTGTTATTAAATACGAAAAAGAAGTTTATCATTCCAATGAGTATTTTCTTTTTTAGTTTTTTTATCGCATTACCTATTCTAACATCGTATTCAAAGGTGCTTAATACACCTGCATTTGGAGACGTTACATGGGCGTGGGTATTTGCTTTTTCCCAATTTATCATGACATGGGCACTATGTATGATTTATAGCAAAAAAGCAGAATCATTTGATGAAATCTCCCGAAAAATTCTGCAAGATATGCAAAAAGGGAGGGGCTGAACTTGAATACTACTGCATTTGCACTATTTTTAATTATTGTTCTTGGTACGCTCGTCATAACCTATTTTGCATCGAAAAAAACGAAAAATGCGAGTGAATTTTATACGGCTGGAGGGGGATTAACTGGTTGGCAAAATGGTCTGGCCATTGCTGGAGATTACATGTCTGCTGCTTCATTTCTCGGTATAGCTGGAGCAATCGCATTAACTGGGTTTGATGGATTCTTTTATAGTATCGGTTTTTTAGTTGCTTATCTAGTTGTACTATATCTTGTTGCAGAACCGCTTAGAAATTTAGGAAAGTACACTTTGGCGGATATGATTGCAGCACGCTTTGATGCGAAAAAAGTTCGCGGAGTTGCAGCTCTTAATACGATGACGATTTCTATCTTTTATATGATTGCACAATTAGTTGGCGCGGGTGCACTTATTAAATTATTATTAGGGATTGAATATACGACATCTGTATTAATCGTTGGAACACTTATGACGGTGTATGTTATTTTTGGAGGTATGACAGCAACGAGCTGGGTACAAATCGTAAAGGCTGTATTACTTATGGCTGGTACGTTTATTATTTCTGTTATCGTTTTCGCAAAATTCAACTTCAGCGTGACTGAAATGTTCGCTCAAATGAAAACAGCTACACCTTTAAAAGATTCATTTTTAAATCCAGGTGTAAAGTATAAGGATGGTCTTGATACACTTTCTTTAAATTTAGGACTAGTACTTGGTACAGCTGGATTACCACATATACTTGTCCGCTTTTTTACAGTACGTGATGCAAAAACTGCACGTCAATCTGTCGTATATGCGACGTGGTTAATTGGTGCATTTTATATTATGACGATTTTCTTAGGATTTGGTGCGGCAGCGTTTGTAGGAAATGAAGCGATTATTAAAGCAAACCCAGCTGGTAATATGGCGGCACCTTTATTAGCCAAAGCGTTAGGTGGAGACTTCTTATTTGCTTTCGTATCAGCAATTGCTTTTGCAACGATTTTGGCTGTAGTGGCAGGTCTTGTATTAACAGCAGCATCAGCATTCGCTCATGATTTTTATAATGAAATCATTCGTAAAGGAAAATCAACGGAAAAAGAGCAAGTATCCATGGCTCGTTATGCATCTATTGGAGTAGCGATACTATCTATCATACTTGCATTATTTGCCCAAACATTAAACGTAGCATTTTTAGTATCATTAGCATTTGCAGTTGCAGCGAGTGCAAATCTACCAGTAATTTTATTTACAATATATTGGAAGCGTTTTAATACAACGGGTGCTATTTCGGGTATGATTGTAGGTCTCGTATCAGCAATTGTTCTCGTAGCGTTGAGTCCGAATGTTTGGAACCCTGTAGCTGGAAAAGCTATTTTTGTTGGGGAAGCGTTATTCCCATATACGACACCAGGAATTATTTCAATTCCACTCGGATTTCTTGCAGCATATTTAGGAACGGTTTTATCTAGTAAGAAAGAAGATGAAGCGAAATTTGATGAAATTCTAGTGAAATCTAATACTGGTCATGGCATTAGCGATGCGTCTTCACATTAAATAAAAGAGGAGCTTTTCGATAGATAAGAAAAGCTCTTTTTTCTTTTGTCATTTTCTTGTAAATATTACTGATTTGTAAGTAGGATTTGTCTTAATTTTGTGGAATGAAAATAGCAGGGAGAAATTTAAGTCATCATGGCACCAGCGCAGCTTTTGTGAAAAATAAGTTGTTATGGAAGGTGGAAGTAATGATGAAAACGAAGCAAACTGATGAATTATTAGCAAAAGATGAGCAATATGTTTGGCACGGAATGCGTCCCTTTAGTCCAAATAGTACAATGGTAGGGGCAAAAGCTGAAGGGTGCTGGGTTGAAGATATACAAGGAAAAAGATATTTAGATGGTATGAGTGGCCTTTGGTGTGTCAATAGTGGATATGGAAGAAAAGAGCTCGCAGAAGCGGCTTATAAGCAATTACAAACATTATCATACTTTCCAATGTCACAATCCCATGAGCCAGCTATAAAGCTTGCTGAAAAGTTAAATGAGTGGCTTGGGGGAGAGTATGTTATTTTCTTCTCAAATAGTGGTTCAGAAGCGAACGAAACAGCTTTTAAAATAGCAAGGCAATACTATGCTCAAAAAGGTGAACCACATCGTTATAAATTTATGTCACGTTACCGTGGGTATCACGGGAATACAATGGCGACAATGGCAGCGACGGGACAAGCGCAGCGTAGATATCAGTATGAGCCGTTTGCTTCAGGTTTTTTACACGTAACACCACCGGATTGTTACCGTATGCCTGAAATTGAAGGGCAGCATATTTATGATGTAGAATGTGTGAAAGAAGTCGATCGTGTTATGACGTGGGAATTAAGTGAAACAATTGCCGCTTTTATTATGGAACCAATTATTACAGGCGGGGGCATATTAATGCCACCACAAGACTATATGAAAGCTGTTCATGAGATGTGTCAAAAACACGGTGCCTTGCTTATTAGTGATGAAGTAATTTGCGGTTTCGGTCGTACAGGAAAAGCATTTGGGTTTATGAATTATGATGTGAAGCCAGATATTATTACAATGGCAAAGGGCATTACGAGCGCATATTTACCATTATCTGCAACAGCTGTGAAAAAAGAAATATATGAGGCTTTTAAAGGTAAAGGAGAATATGAATTCTTCCGCCATATTAATACATTTGGTGGAAATCCAGCAGCTTGTGCATTAGCACTTAAAAACTTAGAGATTATGGAAAATGAAAATTTAATCGAGCGATCTGCGCAAATGGGTTCCCTTTTATTAGAGCAACTAAAAGATGAAATTGGGGAACATCCGCTTGTTGGGAATATTAGAGGAAAAGGTCTATTAGTTGGAATTGAATTAGTAAATGATAAAGAGACGAAAGAGCCAATTGATAACGACAAAATTGCAAGTGTTGTAAATGCTTGTAAAGAAAAGGGCTTAATTATAGGACGAAACGGTATGACAACAGCAGGATATAATAACGTTTTAACATTAGCGCCGCCTCTTGTTATTTCAAGTGAAGAGATTGCTTTCGTTGTTGGAACGTTGAAGACAGCGATGGAGCGTATTTAATAAATAGAGAGAGGAGCGAGCTGTAATATAAGGCTCGCTCTTGTTTAGTAGGAGGGGACTTTTAATGGAGAAATATGATCCTAACAAACATTATCACATCGGATATTATGAAGACGGATATGATTTAGAAGTGACGGCGTACAAAAGAATAAATGAACCAGTTTGGGATGCTTATATTCCGCACTATGAGGCAGACGATTTTTATAAGAAAGTGGAGGGAATGAAGCTAGGTAAATATATAGATGATTATGGCATTATGGTGTATTCATTTGGGAATGATATTGATGATGATGAAGCACGAATTATTTTTGAAAAATGGTTAAAAAAGAACGGGATTGTTTAAAGATAAAACAAAAAGGAGATTGCTATCTTATAAAATAGCAATCTCCTTTTATTATAGTAAATTTATTTACTTGCTTTCATTGCTTTATCTTTTGCACCAAAAGTGTATTTTAACATTGGTGGTGTAATCATTGTAGTTAAAATAACGACAATACCGATTGCTGTAAAGTAATCTTGTGCCAATAGACCTGAAGAAAGTCCTGTTCCTGCAATGATAAGTGCAACTTCACCACGAGAAACCATTCCAGCACCGATAATTGCAGAAGACTTAGCGTCAAATCCAGTCATTCGTGCACCGAATCCACAGCCGATTAATTTCGTTAATACAGCGATAACAGTTAATGCTAAGATGAACCAAATTTGATTGCCGATACCGTCAAATGTAATATTCATACCGATACTAACGAAGAATACGGGAACGAACATAGCGTAAGCAATTGGTTCTACTTTCTTTTCTACTTCATGTTTGTAGTTTGTTTGAGAAATTGCAATACCAGCAGCGAAAGCACCGATAATACCAGCAATTCCTAATAATTCGCCAAAATATGCGAATGAGAAACAGATGATAAGAGCCGCGCTTACGATAGACTCAGATACGCGCAGTGGTGATAACCAGCGCATAATCGCAGGAACACCTTTCCATCCGATTAAAATAATAGAAGCGAAGAATACTATTTTCTTCAAGATAACCATTGTTAAGTTAACATCATCAGTACCTAAGAAGCTCATTGCAAATGCTAATAAAATAACAACAAGAATGTCATCAAATACAGCGGCTCCAAGCATCGTCGTACTTTCACGTGTTTTCATTTTACCTAAATCACGAAGTGTTTGTACGGAAATACTAACACTTGTCGCACATAGAAGTAATCCTAAGAATACAGCGTTTCCTTGTTCCATTCCCATCACAAGACCGGAAACGTAACCACCTACGAATGGAAGAATGATACCTCCGAGTGCAACTGCTAAAGAAGAATTACGATTTGCGTTTAATTCTTCTAAGTCTGTTTCAAGTCCAGCCATAAACATTAAAAGAATAACCCCGACATTACTTAATTGAGTTAGAAGCTCTGAATTTTCAATCCAACCTAATACAGCTGGACCGATAACGATACCGACAATTAATTTACCTAGTACAGAAGGTTGACCTAATCTAACACTAAGATCACCACCGAGCTTTGTACTTAATAAAATAACTGCAATTTGAAAGAAAAATTCGAATTCCATCTGATCCTCTCCTCGTCATTTTTAATTTTATCATACGATTTCTCGGAATTTGCCTAATGAAAATATGTAAAACCCATTAAACAAAAGGGTCTGATTACAAGTTCTTTTGAACTCGTAATTTGAACCTGTAATTAATATATAATAGATTTTATAAAAAATCAATGAAAAAATGGGAGCTTTTTGAGGAAGAAGCTGCCTTATTGGGATATAGGTGTAAGAGTAGTGTGTGAATTTTATATGTATAAAATAGTATGAAGTCCTTTTCCATTACAAATAATAAATTCTACATACTATTTCACGAACTATAACTGTGAAAGGGAGGATTTATAATTTGAAGGCATTAAAAAATAACTTGTCTATTGTTGCTTTAGGTGGAGTAAATGAAATAGGAAAAAATATGTATGCTATCCAATATGAAAATGATATTGTCGTCATTGATTGTGGATCTAAATTTCCAGATGAAAGTTTATTAGGGATTGATTTAATAATTCCAGACGTCACATATTTGCAAGAAAATAAAGAAAAAATTCGCGGTTTAATAGTAACGCACGGGCATGAGGACCATATTGGCGGAATACCATATTTTTTAAAACAACTAAATGTACCAATCTATGCAACAAAGTTAACGTTAGGTTTAATTGAAATTAAATTAAAGGAACACAATCTTCAAAATGATACGGAATTAATCGTTATTCATTCAGAATCAGAAATTGATTGTGGTTCTATTAAGGCAACTTTTTTTAAAACGAACCACAGTATTCCGGATTGTCTCGGTATTGTTTTTCATACACCAGAAGGTACTGTAGTACATACAGGTGATTTTAAATTTGATTTAACACCAGTAAATAATCAACATCCTGATATTCATAAAATGGCTAAAATAGGAAGTGAAGGTGTACTAGCTTTATTATCTGAAAGCACAAATGCAGAACGCCCAGGTTTTACTCCATCAGAAAGGTCAGTAGGAGAACGGATAGAGGAAATATTTATGAAAGCAAATAGAAAAGTAGTTATTTCTACGTTTGCTTCTAATGTGAATCGTGTTCAGCAAATAGTTGAAGCATGTATAAAAACAAATCGAAAACTAGCTTTGCTAGGGAGAAGTATGGTAAATGTAGTAGAGGTTGCTCTAGAGAAAGGTTATTTACATATTCCAGAAGGTATGTTGATTGAAGCAAATGAGGTAAATCGTTTAGATCCAAAGCAGGTTGCAATACTTTGTACAGGAAGTCAAGGAGAACCAATGGCAGCTTTAGCGCGTTTAGCTAGTGGAAACTATAGACAAGTGGATATTTTACCAGAAGATACGGTTATTATAGCCGCGACCCCTATCCCAGGAAATGAACGTAACGTTTCTCGAATTATCGATAATTTATTTGCATTAGGAGCAAAGGTGATTTACGGATCAGGTAGTTCTACTGGAGTGCATGTATCCGGTCATGCATATCAAGAAGAGTTGAAGTTAATGCTTACATTAATGAAGCCAAAATATTTTATTCCAATTCATGGAGAGTTTAGAATGCTACATCACCATAGTTTGTTAGCAGAATCAATTGGTATTGAAAAGGAAAATATCTTTATTGTACGTAATGGAGATGTTGTAGATATAAGTAATGAAGTGGCAATTCAATCTAGAAGAATACAGGCAGGAAATATATATGTAGATGGATTAGGAATTGGAGATGTTGGAAATGCATTATTACGTGATCGTAAACAACTTTCAGAAGATGGAATGCTCGTTATAGTTATTACTTTTAATAAAGTGGATGGAGAAATAATTTCAGGTCCAGATATTATTTCTCGTGGATTTGTCTATGTCCGTGATTCAGAAGAATTTCTAAGAGAATTAAATAAATTAGCTGTTATTACGATTAATAATTTAAAGAAAGAGAATGTGAATAGCTGGGGGATTTTGAAAAGGGAGGTAAGAGAAGCGTTAGGGAAGTATATATATACAAATACAAAACGAAAGCCGATGATTCTTCCTATAATAATAGAGGTTTAATAGTAAAAAAGAATTCTCGTATGGGAATTCTTTTTTGTTTTGAAGAGAAAATGAACATATAATGAAATAAATAGAAATGGAAGGAAATAAAAGATGTTATTAAATAAACGTTTTACAATTGGAGAAATGGCGAAAATGCATAATATCGCAGAATCTACATTAAGGTATTATGATGAAAAAGGAATTTTTCATCCGTCCATTGTGGATCCTCAAACGAATTATCGTTATTATACAATCGATCAATTTTCACTGTTAGATACGATTAAATTTTTACGCCAGTTAAATATTCCGTTAAAGGAAATTAAGAAATATATTGATGAAAGAAATCCAGCATACGCACTCAATTTACTGGAAAAACAACAAGAGATGATGCTGAAGAAACAAAGAGAAATTGAGTATGCTTTGGCGAAAATGGAGCATAGAATTCATTTAATTAAGAAAGCAACAAAAGCAAAAGCTGAACAAATGGTAATTAAAGAGATTCCGCAGCGAAAAATTACAGCAATTGCGGTTGCTCCAAATACGACGGATGATATGTTTGAGTACTACATTCATTCGTTACAAAAAAATATGAGGCAAATGGATGATAGTTTATTTTCTGGAGATATTGGTGTAACTGTTGCGAAAAAAGGATTAATGCAAAATGAGTTTCAAGCATATAGCAGTGTATTTATTCTTTTGGATTATATGCCGTATGAAGTGCATACTTCAGATGAAATTAAAGAAGGTTTATATGCTTGCTCTTATCATCATGGACCGTATGAAGAAACAGATGCAACGTACAAGGAGTTACTTATATACATTGATAAAGAAGGTTACGAAGTACATGGAGATTCGATTGAGATTGGATTGATTGATTGGTCTGTAACAGAAAATCCAGAGGAGCAAGTAACAGAAATTCAAATTCCTGTAGTGAAAAAATAAGATGAAAACTTTTGAATTGATTACAAATTTACATTCATTAGTATAAGTCAGTTACCTGTTTTTTTAATTCTCTCTTGACCTTCAAGTTACTTGAAGGTTTAAACTAAGAAAAGAGAGTTGAAAAAAAGGAGCATATTAGAGTATGGAAGCAACAGAAAAATTAAGAGAAAAACCGATAAAAAGCTTATTTATTTCTTATTTAATACCAGCCGTTCTTGGAATGGTATTAATGTCAGTGAATATTGTAATTGACGCGGTCATGATTAGTAGAGGAGTTGGGGCGAACGGTTTAGCAGGAGTGAACGTGGCTATTCCAGCATTTTCGATTTTCTTCTCTATTTCATTATGGATCGGAATGGGCGGGGCAACGTTATACTCCATTGCATTAGGCGAAAATAAACGAGAAAGAGCAAGGTCTATTTTTACTCAATCCATGACGGTAGCAGTTGTTATCGTAGGGATTTTAGCAGCGATTTGCTTATGGAGAATAGAAGATTTAGCATACTTATTTGGTGCAAATGAAGTGATTCTACCATATGCGTTAGACTATTTACACGTATTATTAACATTTGGAATGATATACGTTTTAGAAAATATTTTAAGTACATTCATACGGAATGATGGAAATCCTAATTTAGCAATGGCTGGTCTTGTTGTAACAGCTGTATTAAATATAGTGTTTGACTATATCTTTATTTTTATCTTTGGATGGGGCGTAACAGGTGCTGCTTCAGCGACTATTCTTTCGGCAGCGATTGGTTTCCTTGTATTATTAACTCATTTCTTTAGAAAAAGTAGTATTTTAAAGTGGACGAAATTCCATTTTGAA
This DNA window, taken from Bacillus cereus ATCC 14579, encodes the following:
- a CDS encoding DUF485 domain-containing protein produces the protein MKRDDTSARKLQNEVNYTEVVQSEEFQLLLNTKKKFIIPMSIFFFSFFIALPILTSYSKVLNTPAFGDVTWAWVFAFSQFIMTWALCMIYSKKAESFDEISRKILQDMQKGRG
- a CDS encoding aspartate aminotransferase family protein, coding for MKTKQTDELLAKDEQYVWHGMRPFSPNSTMVGAKAEGCWVEDIQGKRYLDGMSGLWCVNSGYGRKELAEAAYKQLQTLSYFPMSQSHEPAIKLAEKLNEWLGGEYVIFFSNSGSEANETAFKIARQYYAQKGEPHRYKFMSRYRGYHGNTMATMAATGQAQRRYQYEPFASGFLHVTPPDCYRMPEIEGQHIYDVECVKEVDRVMTWELSETIAAFIMEPIITGGGILMPPQDYMKAVHEMCQKHGALLISDEVICGFGRTGKAFGFMNYDVKPDIITMAKGITSAYLPLSATAVKKEIYEAFKGKGEYEFFRHINTFGGNPAACALALKNLEIMENENLIERSAQMGSLLLEQLKDEIGEHPLVGNIRGKGLLVGIELVNDKETKEPIDNDKIASVVNACKEKGLIIGRNGMTTAGYNNVLTLAPPLVISSEEIAFVVGTLKTAMERI
- a CDS encoding MATE family efflux transporter — encoded protein: MEATEKLREKPIKSLFISYLIPAVLGMVLMSVNIVIDAVMISRGVGANGLAGVNVAIPAFSIFFSISLWIGMGGATLYSIALGENKRERARSIFTQSMTVAVVIVGILAAICLWRIEDLAYLFGANEVILPYALDYLHVLLTFGMIYVLENILSTFIRNDGNPNLAMAGLVVTAVLNIVFDYIFIFIFGWGVTGAASATILSAAIGFLVLLTHFFRKSSILKWTKFHFEWDTVKQIMVIGFPSFTAESTVAIVTIGFNIAFVQYAGEVGVASYAMVNSIHAMTLLLFFGVGAALQPIASFHYGANLSERLREGLKFAVKIAVVLGGIAIIVGLFFGKYIIGLFDVQSPELLELTLTGISLFFIQYVFLGYNIVYGEYFQSVRQTKKSVLIIMSRGLLFIIPLLWIMPKLFGINGIWLVMPVAEVMTAIIVFTMNRMKHPVPLNMAGEKEAI
- a CDS encoding DUF3986 family protein — its product is MEKYDPNKHYHIGYYEDGYDLEVTAYKRINEPVWDAYIPHYEADDFYKKVEGMKLGKYIDDYGIMVYSFGNDIDDDEARIIFEKWLKKNGIV
- a CDS encoding solute symporter family protein, whose protein sequence is MNTTAFALFLIIVLGTLVITYFASKKTKNASEFYTAGGGLTGWQNGLAIAGDYMSAASFLGIAGAIALTGFDGFFYSIGFLVAYLVVLYLVAEPLRNLGKYTLADMIAARFDAKKVRGVAALNTMTISIFYMIAQLVGAGALIKLLLGIEYTTSVLIVGTLMTVYVIFGGMTATSWVQIVKAVLLMAGTFIISVIVFAKFNFSVTEMFAQMKTATPLKDSFLNPGVKYKDGLDTLSLNLGLVLGTAGLPHILVRFFTVRDAKTARQSVVYATWLIGAFYIMTIFLGFGAAAFVGNEAIIKANPAGNMAAPLLAKALGGDFLFAFVSAIAFATILAVVAGLVLTAASAFAHDFYNEIIRKGKSTEKEQVSMARYASIGVAILSIILALFAQTLNVAFLVSLAFAVAASANLPVILFTIYWKRFNTTGAISGMIVGLVSAIVLVALSPNVWNPVAGKAIFVGEALFPYTTPGIISIPLGFLAAYLGTVLSSKKEDEAKFDEILVKSNTGHGISDASSH
- a CDS encoding ribonuclease J: MKALKNNLSIVALGGVNEIGKNMYAIQYENDIVVIDCGSKFPDESLLGIDLIIPDVTYLQENKEKIRGLIVTHGHEDHIGGIPYFLKQLNVPIYATKLTLGLIEIKLKEHNLQNDTELIVIHSESEIDCGSIKATFFKTNHSIPDCLGIVFHTPEGTVVHTGDFKFDLTPVNNQHPDIHKMAKIGSEGVLALLSESTNAERPGFTPSERSVGERIEEIFMKANRKVVISTFASNVNRVQQIVEACIKTNRKLALLGRSMVNVVEVALEKGYLHIPEGMLIEANEVNRLDPKQVAILCTGSQGEPMAALARLASGNYRQVDILPEDTVIIAATPIPGNERNVSRIIDNLFALGAKVIYGSGSSTGVHVSGHAYQEELKLMLTLMKPKYFIPIHGEFRMLHHHSLLAESIGIEKENIFIVRNGDVVDISNEVAIQSRRIQAGNIYVDGLGIGDVGNALLRDRKQLSEDGMLVIVITFNKVDGEIISGPDIISRGFVYVRDSEEFLRELNKLAVITINNLKKENVNSWGILKREVREALGKYIYTNTKRKPMILPIIIEV
- a CDS encoding sterol desaturase family protein translates to MKKVGKEFFLQHDIVIMYSILFVFIIILKMQFFTWFGMLACMFGIVFYTLNEYMTHRFLFHIKPPKNTFLLKMLRRLHYDHHVYPDDLKLLFLPVWFSIPSFTIYLLIAYGITKSVTITLSFGIGMIIMLLVYEWKHYIAHRPIRPVTKFGRWLKKQHILHHYKNEKFWFGVSNPVFDFIFGTLKDGKDVELSETARNLEKEKKTKVVR
- a CDS encoding LysE family transporter, which gives rise to MALLYILDKKGYFIMKASLFFQITSLTSSKESRKDRAMFGAIIQQIVLGISLAAPVGPINIEMLKRGIERGFWHAWVVGIGGMTADVLFMLLIYFGLSSVFMYTYVQAFMYCTGFFLLFYLGFQSVKQGIFDSNMEYKKEEVGGLKQSFMAGFLIAISNPLNLVFWFGIYGSTLSSLLTKVTKQEAFLYSLCIIVGIILWNLNIAFSVHFGRTLLKPKALGYITAGAGIILVGYSIHFAYKALQLFT
- a CDS encoding MerR family transcriptional regulator, with translation MLLNKRFTIGEMAKMHNIAESTLRYYDEKGIFHPSIVDPQTNYRYYTIDQFSLLDTIKFLRQLNIPLKEIKKYIDERNPAYALNLLEKQQEMMLKKQREIEYALAKMEHRIHLIKKATKAKAEQMVIKEIPQRKITAIAVAPNTTDDMFEYYIHSLQKNMRQMDDSLFSGDIGVTVAKKGLMQNEFQAYSSVFILLDYMPYEVHTSDEIKEGLYACSYHHGPYEETDATYKELLIYIDKEGYEVHGDSIEIGLIDWSVTENPEEQVTEIQIPVVKK
- a CDS encoding cation:proton antiporter — translated: MEFEFFFQIAVILLSTKLGGDLSVRLGQPSVLGKLIVGIVIGPAVLGWIENSELLTQLSNVGVILLMFMAGLETDLEELNANRNSSLAVALGGIILPFVGGYVSGLVMGMEQGNAVFLGLLLCATSVSISVQTLRDLGKMKTRESTTMLGAAVFDDILVVILLAFAMSFLGTDDVNLTMVILKKIVFFASIILIGWKGVPAIMRWLSPLRVSESIVSAALIICFSFAYFGELLGIAGIIGAFAAGIAISQTNYKHEVEKKVEPIAYAMFVPVFFVSIGMNITFDGIGNQIWFILALTVIAVLTKLIGCGFGARMTGFDAKSSAIIGAGMVSRGEVALIIAGTGLSSGLLAQDYFTAIGIVVILTTMITPPMLKYTFGAKDKAMKASK